TTGCCGAAGCCTTCGGCGCAAAAGGCTTCCAAATCGACGATCCCGAACAAATCCTCCCCACCCTGATCGAGGCACGCGGAGTTGCCGGCCCGACCCTCATCAATGTCGAGATCGACTACTCCGACAATCAGCAGCTCTTCACCGACGCCCACCATGAAGACGTGGGCAACTGACCGGTCCGGGAATCAGAACTTCCGTTTTTCCCGAAGCCACCCACCTTCGACGATCCGATAAACCACGAACCCAGAGAAAAAATGAGTGACCGCTACGAACGAGGCTTGAAAGTCATGCGCGAGCATCTTGGCAAAGCCGCTGACGAATACGTCGAAAACATCCGCGAAGTCTCCCCTCTCTTTGCGAAAGTCAACGTGGAGTTTGCCTTCGGCGATATCTACGGCGACAAGAGCAATGTCCTCGAACCCAAGATTCAAGAGCTGATCACCCTCTCCGCATTAACGGTGATGGGTGACTGCCTCCCCCAGCTCGAACTGCACATTCACTGCGCTCTGAATGAGGGAGCAACCAAGGAGGAGATCGCCGAAACGATCACCCAGATGATCGCCTACTGCGGCTTCCCCTCCGCCACCAACGCCATTCTCACTGCCAAAAAGGTTTTTAAGGAAAGAGGCATTCTCGAGTAACGGGCCGACTACGTGTCCCCGCCTGTAGACCCAACCCCATTTTGGATGGTGGAGCCGAACGGGATCGAACCGTCGACCTCTTGCATGCCATGCAAGCGCTCTTCCAACTGAGCTACGGCCCCATTTCCAGATGAGGAAAGCGAAGACAAAACCGCGATCTGGTCAGGCGGTCAATTCTTTTTCTAATTTTTCCAAGGCTTGGCCTCGGTGACTGATCCGATTCTTTTCCTCCGGATCAATCTCGGCGAAGGATTGGCGGGATCCGCTGGGAGCGAAGACGGGATCGTAGCCGAACCCACCCTCTCCCTTCGACTGTCGAAGGATTCTCCCTTCGCACTCGCCGCGAAAGAACTGGATCGATCCTTTGCCTTTCCAAAGAGCGAGCACGCAGACAAAACGAGCGGTACGGCGACGCGGTTGGGCGACTTTGCGCATGCGCTCGATGAGGAGCTCCCGGTTCTGCTGATCGTCGGCCCCTTCCCCGGCAAACCGGGCGGAAAACACCCCTGGAGCACCGTCGAGAGCATCGACCTCGAGTCCACTGTCATCCGCCAGGATCCACGTCTGCGGCGAGACCCGTTTTTGGAGAAATTCGACTTTGATCCGGGCGTTGCCTTCGAAATCGGTCGCGGTCTCTTCGCAGCCTTTCATCCCACCGAAGTGACTGGCAGTCAGGACGCTTACAGAGTGACCCCTTTCCCGCAGCCAAGCTTGAATTTCCTCGGCCTTATGGGCATTTCCGGAGGCGAGGACGATATCGACAGAGGTTTCGGTAATCATGATCGTTCCTTCCCTACAGGATAACAAATCCTGCCTCGAAGCAACTGATCGGAACCAAAAATCTCGTGCCGGCAGTCCTCCAAGGTGATCGCTTCGGAGGGGTCTTCCAAGTAGCGACCTCCCGCGACCGGCCTCGCCCGATCATCGAGGAAAAGTTTCGGCGCCCGATAGGCAAAAAGGTAATCCACTGCCTGCTCGGCAAAAAGCCGACTATGAAGCACGCTCCCGCCCTCCACATAGATCCCGTGCAGGCCCTCATTGGCCAACCAGCCGAGCAAGAAATCACGGATTTCCCCTTCTCCAGGGCAACGAACCACCCGGACCTCATCGGAAACGACTTTCCTCACCTTGTCATAGGCTTCGTCGGAAACAAAGATCACGGTCTTGTCCCGAAATTTATCGGTCAGGACCCGCAGGTTGGGGAAATTCACCAGCCGTCCGGTGCGATCAAAAATGATCCGGACCGGGCAAAAGTCCTTCGGCCCCAGTCTGGAGGTCAGGGAGGGGTCGTCCGCAATTGCGGTGCGGGCCCCCACCGCAATCGCTGGGAAATAACGGCGCCATTGGTGGACGTTGGCCCGCGACTTTTCTCCGGTGATCCATTTCGAAGCCCCTCCCTCGACAGCTGTGCGGCCGTCGATGGTTGTGGCGACTTTGGCCGCGATCATCGCCCGACCCGTCCGGTGAAAAAAATGAAAGATCAAATTCAGATCCTCGCAATCCTGCTCCAGAACGCCAGCGGTGGCCGCAATCCCCGCACTCCGCAGGATTTCCAGGCCTTTCCCGCGATGGCGGGCATCGTCATCGAGCGCACCGACGACCACCCGTTTGATTCCCGCATCGATGATCGCCTGCGTACAGGCTGGCGTTCGCCCGACTGTGGAACAGGGCTCCAAGGTCACATACAAGGTAGCGGAATCGGGAACCACGCCTTCCCATTGTCGGAGGGCCTGCACTTCGGCATGCGGGCCGCCAGCCACTTCGTGGTAACCTTCGGCCAGGATCTGTTCTCGATCGGCCAACACGGCCCCTACCAAAGGATTTGGATGAGTCGTCCCCCACCCTTTGCGGGCCACCTCGATGGCCCTCCGCATCCAGCGTTCGTCAACTTCCGGGCTCATGGAAATCAATGAATTTAGGAGATTGCCCGAACAAACGGATTACGCCTCTTTTCTTCCCGCACGGAAGTGATCGGCCCGTGTCCCGGATAGATTTCCGTATCGTCCGGCAAGGTAAAAACGCGTTTCTGAATCGATTTCTCCAGAACCGCAAAGTCGCCACCGGGCAAATCGGCGCGCCCGACACTTCCGGCGAAGATCACGTCTCCACTGAAACAGGCGGCCTCGTCCTCAAAATAAAAGAGGATGTTTCCCGGACAATGCCCGGGAACGTGGCGCACCTCGACGGATTCTCCCAAGAATTCCAGCTGAGACCCTTCATCGACCCAATGATCAATCTGAACGGGCTCCATCGGCACGCCGGGCAAGCCGTAGGAAGACATCGTGCGCGGATTTTCGTAAAGCTCTTGGTCGTCCCGATGACCGTAGAGGGGGATCCCGTCCTTCTGGAAGAGATACGCGTCCGTGGTGTGATCCCAATGGGCGTGCGTCAGCAAGAGCGCATCCAGGGTCAGCCCCTTTTCCTCCAGCAAGGCGGTCACGGCATCGTGCGCCCCCATGGGTGCGTCGATAAGCACGGCGTGTCCGTCCTTCGCGAGGAAGTAAGCGTTCGTCTGTATAGGTCCGAGGGGAAGGATTTTGACTTCCATTCGGCGTTTGTATCTGTCCCGTAACAGAGAGACGAGGAGAAACTTTTTCTCCCTCGACTTCTCGGCTTCGATTGGCGGTTATGGAGCAGCCTATCCAGCCATTGTCATGACCCGGAATCGCGCTCCTCTCTTCTCTCTCTTTCTCATCTACCTTCGTCTCGGTTTGACTTCTTTCGGAGGTCCGGTCGCCCACTTAGGCTACTTCCGCGATGAATTTGTCGGCCGCAAAAAATGGCTGACCGATGAAGCCTACGCCGATCTCGTCGCCCTCTGCCAATTTCTCCCCGGCCCGGCCAGCAGCCAAGTGAGCTATGCTATCGGCTACCTCCGGCACGGATGGGCGGGCGGCATCCTCGCTTGGTGCGGATTTACGCTTCCCTCAGCCATTGCTCTTATCCTCTTTGCCTATGGCTTGGCCGCGATTGGGGATGCATCGGGGGCGGGATGGGTCTTGGGGCTCAAGCTCGCTGCAGTTGCGGTCGTGGCCAAAGCCGTCTGGGGAATGGCGACGAAACTGTGTCGCAACCGAACTACGGTCACTTTCGCCCTCGTTGCCGGAGCAGTGGTCCTCCTCTTCCCGACCGTCTGGGCTCAGATCGGCGTCATCCTCTGCGGGGCAATCGGCGGATGGATTCTGCTCTCCCCACCCGACACCAAGTGGAGCCGAACGGAGCCGAACCCCAACCTCTCGCACCGGACGGGCCTTCTCTGCCTGATCTCTTTCGCCGTCCTCCTCGTGGGCTTCTGGATCGCGGGCAGCCTCCTTTCCTCTTCCTACATCCAATACTTTGACGCCTTCTACCGTTCTGGATCTCTGGTATTTGGCGGGGGCCATGTCGTCCTCCCTCTACTCGAAGAAGCCGTCGTCCAAACCGGATGGGTAGACCAGAGCACCTTCCTCGCCGGATATGGTGCCACTCAGGCCGTTCCGGGGCCCCTCTTCACCTTCTCCGCCTTTCTGGGAGCTTCGATGAACCAATCCCCGGCCGGATGGTTTGGAGGACTCTATTGCCTCGTGGCCATCTACGTCCCCTCGATCCTCCTGGTTTCCGGCCTCCTCCCCTTTTGGGATCGCATCCGCACCAACCGCTCTGCGAAACGCGCCCTCGCCGGAACCAATGCCGCGGTCGTCGGCCTTCTCCTCGCCGCCTTCTACAATCCGGTCTGGATCAGTGCTGTGATTTCTCCCGGCGCGGCGGCCTTCGCCCTCTTTGCCTTCCTCCTCCTCCAATTCTGGAAGATGCCTCCCTGGGCTCTGGTCATCCTCAGCGGCCTGGCTGGCTGGGCCGTATTCTAAAAAACCCTGACTCTGCCCTAGAGGACCTCGAGGCGCAATAGCGTCACCAGCAGATCGCCACACCCGGGTCACTTTCTCGCGAAATTTGACTCAAACGGATACCTCCCATAGACTGCATAGTGATATTGTAAGGAACAAACCGATACATATTCCTCATACCACTCTCCCCATTGCACACCCTAGAAACTATGAAGTCATTTATAAATAACCCCGAAGATGCCGTTAACGAATCGATCGAAGGCCTCTTGACCAATCCTTTACTCACCAAGCTAGACTCTTTCCCCGAAATAAGAGTCGTTCTCCGAAAAGAAATCGATCCCCAAAAAGTAGCCATCGTCTCCGGCGGCGGCTCAGGACACGAACCAATGCACGCCGGATTTGTCGGCAAAGGAATGCTCACAGCCGCCGTTTGTGGCGATATTTTCGCATCGCCATCCGTTGATGCCGTTCTCGCGGCAATCCTCGCGGTCAGCGGTGAGGCCGGCACCCTTCTGGTCGTCAAGAACTACACTGGCGATCGACTCAATTTCGGATTGGCAGCGGAACAGGCCCGGGCGCTCGGCCACCGGGTCGAGATGGTAATCGTCGGAGACGACATTGCCCTGGGCGAGGATACGGCCCAACGGGGACTCGCCGGAACCCTTTTCGTCCACAAAGTAGCCGGTAAGCTAGCAGAAGAAGGAAAGTCGCTGGAGGATGTGACCGAAGCGGCAAAGGGTGTAGCGAATGATGCGATTTCAATCGGCCTTTCTTTGACCGAGGGCCAGAAATATCAAAATCCAGAAAAATCGAGACTCTCCCAATCCGAGGCAGAGCTCGGTCTCGGAATCCACGGCGAACCCGGTGCTCAAGTCATCCAAATGGAAAAAGCCCGTTCCTTGGTCGAGCAAGCCGTGAAAGAGCTCAACAAATATCTCCCGAAGAAGAGCGGTGAATTCGCCCTGCTCTTCAACAACCTCGGAAGCGTCACTCCGCTCGAGATGAACCTCCTCGTCCATTGCTTCGATCAGACGGACTTGTCCTCCAAGGTGAAGTATTTGATCGGCCCCACGGCAATGACGACTTCGCTCAACATGAACGGGTTTTCCCTATCACTCCTGCCTTTGGATTCAGAGACCGAAGAGGCTCTACTCGAAACCACGGAGACACCGGAATGGAGGATCCGCCCCTACTCGCAACCGACAAGCATTCAGAGCCCACAATTACCCGAGACCCTCCAATTCGAAGCATCCAACGACGATCAGACAAAGAGAGTGGTGCAGGAAATCGCCTCTCTCCTCATCGAGATCGAAGGAGAGATGAATGATTTGGACGAAAAAGTCGGCGACGGCGACGCCGGATCGACCTTTTCAGGCGCAGGCCAACGATTCAAAAACCTCTCGGAAAAGCTCCCCTACGCCTCTCCTCCCGAACTTCTGACTACGATCGGCCGCGTCCTCTCCCGCGAGTCCGGCGGATCCAGTGGCGTCCTGCTCTCCCTTCTGTTCACCAAATCAGGGAGCCAGATGAAAGAAGGCGCAAACCTCGGAGAGGCACTGAAACAGGGCTTGGATAGAATGAAATCATTCGGCGGAGCCGAACAGGGCGACCGAACGATGATCGATGCCATGGAGCCTGCCTTCGAAGCCCTGGCCGCGGGAAAATCGCTGCAAGAGGCTGCAGAGGCCGCTCGGAAGGGAGCGGATCAGACCCGCGAAATCACCGAAACGAGTGCGGGTCGGTCATCCTACCTCTCAGAGTCCAATCTAAAAGGCATCCCCGATCCCGGCGCTGAAATGGTGGCCCGAGTCTTCGAGAAGCTGGCCGGTCTAGACCTCTGACCGGACCAGGACCTTCGCAGGTCCCCAACCCTTCTCGACAAAGGCATCGAAACAGAAGGCTCCTCGACAGCACGCAAGCCAAACCGCGAGTCCTGAAGCCCTTACTCAACGCGAACCGACTGAGACGTAGTTGGACCGCCTGGGATCCGCAACTCCGGTCGACATCTGGGTTTCCGAATCAAAGAAAATCCCATTCACTCCACCGAAGTAATATTCGTCCCGTGAGACGAAGTGTACATCCCAGCCCAACGCAGTCATCTCGTCCCTCCAGTCTTCTCCCATTTCCGGCTCCACCTCGACATACTGATCAGGT
The genomic region above belongs to Puniceicoccus vermicola and contains:
- a CDS encoding MBL fold metallo-hydrolase — protein: MEVKILPLGPIQTNAYFLAKDGHAVLIDAPMGAHDAVTALLEEKGLTLDALLLTHAHWDHTTDAYLFQKDGIPLYGHRDDQELYENPRTMSSYGLPGVPMEPVQIDHWVDEGSQLEFLGESVEVRHVPGHCPGNILFYFEDEAACFSGDVIFAGSVGRADLPGGDFAVLEKSIQKRVFTLPDDTEIYPGHGPITSVREEKRRNPFVRAIS
- the rdgB gene encoding RdgB/HAM1 family non-canonical purine NTP pyrophosphatase; the protein is MITETSVDIVLASGNAHKAEEIQAWLRERGHSVSVLTASHFGGMKGCEETATDFEGNARIKVEFLQKRVSPQTWILADDSGLEVDALDGAPGVFSARFAGEGADDQQNRELLIERMRKVAQPRRRTARFVCVLALWKGKGSIQFFRGECEGRILRQSKGEGGFGYDPVFAPSGSRQSFAEIDPEEKNRISHRGQALEKLEKELTA
- a CDS encoding carboxymuconolactone decarboxylase family protein, whose amino-acid sequence is MSDRYERGLKVMREHLGKAADEYVENIREVSPLFAKVNVEFAFGDIYGDKSNVLEPKIQELITLSALTVMGDCLPQLELHIHCALNEGATKEEIAETITQMIAYCGFPSATNAILTAKKVFKERGILE
- the ribD gene encoding bifunctional diaminohydroxyphosphoribosylaminopyrimidine deaminase/5-amino-6-(5-phosphoribosylamino)uracil reductase RibD, giving the protein MSPEVDERWMRRAIEVARKGWGTTHPNPLVGAVLADREQILAEGYHEVAGGPHAEVQALRQWEGVVPDSATLYVTLEPCSTVGRTPACTQAIIDAGIKRVVVGALDDDARHRGKGLEILRSAGIAATAGVLEQDCEDLNLIFHFFHRTGRAMIAAKVATTIDGRTAVEGGASKWITGEKSRANVHQWRRYFPAIAVGARTAIADDPSLTSRLGPKDFCPVRIIFDRTGRLVNFPNLRVLTDKFRDKTVIFVSDEAYDKVRKVVSDEVRVVRCPGEGEIRDFLLGWLANEGLHGIYVEGGSVLHSRLFAEQAVDYLFAYRAPKLFLDDRARPVAGGRYLEDPSEAITLEDCRHEIFGSDQLLRGRICYPVGKERS
- a CDS encoding dihydroxyacetone kinase subunit DhaK, with the protein product MKSFINNPEDAVNESIEGLLTNPLLTKLDSFPEIRVVLRKEIDPQKVAIVSGGGSGHEPMHAGFVGKGMLTAAVCGDIFASPSVDAVLAAILAVSGEAGTLLVVKNYTGDRLNFGLAAEQARALGHRVEMVIVGDDIALGEDTAQRGLAGTLFVHKVAGKLAEEGKSLEDVTEAAKGVANDAISIGLSLTEGQKYQNPEKSRLSQSEAELGLGIHGEPGAQVIQMEKARSLVEQAVKELNKYLPKKSGEFALLFNNLGSVTPLEMNLLVHCFDQTDLSSKVKYLIGPTAMTTSLNMNGFSLSLLPLDSETEEALLETTETPEWRIRPYSQPTSIQSPQLPETLQFEASNDDQTKRVVQEIASLLIEIEGEMNDLDEKVGDGDAGSTFSGAGQRFKNLSEKLPYASPPELLTTIGRVLSRESGGSSGVLLSLLFTKSGSQMKEGANLGEALKQGLDRMKSFGGAEQGDRTMIDAMEPAFEALAAGKSLQEAAEAARKGADQTREITETSAGRSSYLSESNLKGIPDPGAEMVARVFEKLAGLDL
- the chrA gene encoding chromate efflux transporter, translating into MTRNRAPLFSLFLIYLRLGLTSFGGPVAHLGYFRDEFVGRKKWLTDEAYADLVALCQFLPGPASSQVSYAIGYLRHGWAGGILAWCGFTLPSAIALILFAYGLAAIGDASGAGWVLGLKLAAVAVVAKAVWGMATKLCRNRTTVTFALVAGAVVLLFPTVWAQIGVILCGAIGGWILLSPPDTKWSRTEPNPNLSHRTGLLCLISFAVLLVGFWIAGSLLSSSYIQYFDAFYRSGSLVFGGGHVVLPLLEEAVVQTGWVDQSTFLAGYGATQAVPGPLFTFSAFLGASMNQSPAGWFGGLYCLVAIYVPSILLVSGLLPFWDRIRTNRSAKRALAGTNAAVVGLLLAAFYNPVWISAVISPGAAAFALFAFLLLQFWKMPPWALVILSGLAGWAVF